In Terriglobia bacterium, a single genomic region encodes these proteins:
- a CDS encoding PqqD family protein: MHKISDTVRTVHSQDGAIVLDVRQGQMFNLNLAGSRILELLKNGSSESEIVGRISGEFDVSRDVAESDLREFLEALKNHKLIEEQQAGETA; this comes from the coding sequence ATGCACAAAATTTCCGACACCGTCCGCACCGTCCATAGCCAGGATGGCGCGATTGTTCTGGATGTACGACAGGGACAGATGTTTAACCTCAACCTGGCTGGATCAAGAATCCTGGAGCTTCTGAAGAATGGAAGCTCCGAATCCGAGATTGTGGGCCGCATCAGCGGTGAGTTCGACGTCAGCCGCGATGTTGCCGAAAGCGACCTGCGGGAGTTCCTCGAAGCACTGAAGAACCACAAGTTGATTGAAGAGCAGCAGGCGGGCGAAACCGCCTAA
- a CDS encoding phosphotransferase — protein MAFTQQSEHETYRVVVCNKDATDLLLVSADKGLLLPSVAVPRWQRVAESLTAAMKKEWGYEALCLFAPTVALPPEHSNGIHYQVMECYGRAEKYDTRTQWVPVSSLSEPLFADSADYMAVQQCLAEWESYAHGPAPGPFARPGWFQEVRSWVEEVIGPLGLQLKSSFSQFNASPCFSLIRLETDGPAIWFKAVGAPNVREFAITAALAQLLPKYVPPILATQPEWNAWLNLEIKGSNLEESRDMEAWKAAAAALADLQIDSMGKETQLLSAGARNLQASTLSNILEPFLEVIAQLMKEQSKVPPVVLAKQELVLLAEHVHDGISQLAQLNTLGHLDLNPGNVIVSPSGCKFLDWAEAYVGHPFFSFEYLREHFRRSNGANAALESQLVAAYAEPWRALLPDDVISNALALAPMLAVFAYAVGNEVWSDPEKLLQPATARYLRSLTRRLKRESDRLVSRRSQCKA, from the coding sequence GTGGCGTTCACCCAACAATCCGAGCACGAGACGTATCGCGTCGTTGTATGCAACAAGGATGCGACGGACCTCCTTCTCGTATCGGCTGATAAGGGGCTGTTGCTTCCCTCGGTCGCGGTACCGCGGTGGCAACGAGTGGCAGAAAGCCTCACCGCGGCCATGAAGAAGGAGTGGGGCTACGAAGCCCTTTGCTTATTCGCTCCAACCGTCGCTCTTCCTCCCGAGCACTCGAACGGAATCCATTACCAGGTCATGGAATGCTACGGGCGCGCGGAGAAGTACGACACTCGGACACAGTGGGTGCCCGTTTCGTCGCTGTCGGAGCCCTTATTTGCAGATTCCGCCGACTACATGGCGGTCCAGCAGTGCCTTGCGGAATGGGAATCGTACGCCCACGGACCAGCGCCGGGTCCTTTTGCCAGACCCGGATGGTTTCAAGAAGTGCGCTCGTGGGTCGAGGAGGTGATCGGGCCACTCGGGCTGCAGCTCAAAAGCAGCTTTTCGCAGTTCAATGCGAGCCCCTGCTTCAGCTTGATCCGGCTGGAAACCGACGGTCCCGCCATCTGGTTTAAAGCCGTGGGCGCGCCGAATGTTCGAGAATTCGCCATTACTGCTGCGTTGGCACAACTCCTCCCGAAATATGTTCCACCGATTCTCGCCACACAGCCGGAGTGGAATGCATGGCTGAACTTGGAGATCAAGGGCAGCAACCTCGAAGAAAGTCGGGACATGGAAGCGTGGAAGGCTGCCGCCGCCGCTCTGGCCGATCTACAGATCGACTCCATGGGAAAGGAGACCCAGCTATTGAGTGCTGGCGCACGGAACCTCCAAGCATCCACTTTGTCGAACATTCTCGAACCGTTCCTCGAAGTAATAGCTCAACTCATGAAGGAGCAGAGCAAGGTTCCCCCAGTCGTTCTAGCCAAGCAAGAACTGGTGCTGCTGGCCGAGCATGTTCATGACGGAATTTCCCAGCTTGCGCAGTTGAATACGTTGGGTCACCTCGACCTCAATCCCGGCAACGTCATCGTTTCGCCAAGCGGCTGCAAATTCCTGGACTGGGCTGAGGCCTACGTTGGACATCCGTTCTTCAGCTTCGAATACCTGCGGGAGCACTTCCGGCGCTCGAACGGTGCGAATGCAGCGCTCGAATCTCAACTCGTCGCGGCGTATGCCGAACCATGGCGGGCACTGCTCCCCGATGATGTCATCAGCAACGCACTGGCTCTTGCGCCCATGCTCGCTGTCTTTGCATATGCGGTCGGAAACGAGGTGTGGTCCGACCCAGAGAAGCTTCTGCAACCCGCTACCGCCAGATATCTGCGCAGCCTAACTCGCCGTCTGAAGCGCGAATCGGACCGTCTTGTCTCTCGGAGATCCCAATGCAAAGCCTGA
- a CDS encoding prolyl oligopeptidase family serine peptidase yields the protein MQSLIEPPPQSLKDNVTEILHGVPITDPYRWLEDQESLQTRAWIDAQTRYARSYLDGIAGRHRIRGRIRELLDLETYDSIQRSGSRYIFRKRLPGQEQPSIFLREGQDGRDELLLDPADRGTGKYTAVKPLRVSPDGRLLLYEIKEGGERTGTFEILDIELRITLPDALPRGYLRSFVFAPDCRSFYYVHECANGTGGCQRAAYRHVLGTEFSDDQQIFFAGKGPNIRLHILPGKEQLGFLVYRLLERTYTDFYLWPFESKDPAQLLIENAEYKLGPVLLDGGRILAITDCDAPNFRIVEIRRREGLAGQFVDLVPNRDPRIQSWAVTRNEIFVSYVRGTQTEIDIFDLDGRKLGRFPIEKDETVRLICGSPDADELLLERESFTKPIQIWRYSTRDTEPKVWAERQIPFESQNYDHEQVWVKAKDGARIPMFLVGRREILETGTHPTIMTSYGGYGVAMTPQFSVFVAFLIERGCLFALPNIRGGSEFGAEWHNAAKRRKRQVAFDDFACAAEWLIESGKTEHDRLAIFGGSNSGLLVGAAMTQRPDLFRAVLCIVPMLDMVRYHLFDNAHVWKEEFGTAEDPEDFAALMNYSPYHCVRHGTAYPATMFVSGDRDQNCNPLHARKMTARLQASNSSEYPIILDYCPFRGHSPVLPLSERVEGLTDRMAFLCDQLEIAI from the coding sequence ATGCAAAGCCTGATAGAACCTCCACCTCAGTCTCTGAAGGATAATGTGACTGAGATACTGCACGGTGTTCCTATCACCGATCCCTATCGTTGGCTAGAGGACCAGGAGTCACTGCAGACTCGTGCCTGGATTGACGCGCAAACCCGTTACGCGCGTTCATATCTCGATGGGATTGCCGGCCGGCATCGGATCCGGGGGCGCATACGCGAACTCCTCGATCTCGAGACCTATGATTCCATTCAAAGGAGCGGGAGCAGGTACATCTTCCGAAAACGTCTTCCCGGCCAAGAGCAGCCCTCCATTTTTCTGCGCGAAGGTCAGGACGGACGGGATGAATTACTGCTTGATCCCGCAGACCGTGGCACAGGGAAGTACACGGCCGTAAAGCCGTTGCGCGTGTCACCCGATGGCCGACTGCTTCTGTACGAAATCAAAGAGGGCGGGGAAAGGACTGGAACCTTCGAAATTCTGGATATCGAACTGCGAATAACACTTCCCGACGCCCTGCCACGCGGTTATCTGCGCAGCTTCGTCTTCGCTCCCGATTGCCGGAGTTTCTACTACGTGCATGAGTGCGCCAACGGCACTGGAGGGTGCCAGCGGGCAGCCTACCGCCACGTTCTAGGGACAGAGTTCAGCGACGATCAGCAGATCTTCTTTGCCGGAAAGGGCCCAAACATTCGCTTACATATCCTTCCCGGGAAAGAGCAGCTTGGGTTTCTTGTCTACCGGCTCCTCGAGAGGACATATACAGACTTTTATCTCTGGCCATTCGAAAGCAAAGATCCAGCGCAGCTCCTCATCGAAAATGCGGAATACAAACTTGGGCCAGTCCTGCTCGACGGCGGCCGCATCCTCGCCATAACGGATTGCGATGCTCCCAATTTCCGCATTGTGGAGATTCGACGGAGGGAAGGGCTCGCAGGTCAGTTCGTCGATCTGGTCCCGAATAGGGATCCCCGAATTCAGAGCTGGGCTGTGACGCGAAACGAGATCTTCGTTTCGTATGTCCGAGGCACACAAACCGAGATCGACATTTTCGATCTCGACGGCAGAAAACTTGGCCGATTCCCAATCGAGAAAGATGAAACAGTTCGTCTCATCTGCGGTTCGCCCGATGCAGACGAATTGCTCTTGGAACGGGAATCGTTCACCAAGCCGATACAGATTTGGCGCTATTCGACCCGTGATACCGAACCGAAGGTCTGGGCAGAACGCCAGATTCCATTCGAGTCGCAGAACTACGACCACGAACAGGTCTGGGTCAAAGCAAAGGACGGAGCGCGGATTCCGATGTTCCTGGTGGGGCGGCGCGAGATTCTTGAGACCGGAACACACCCCACAATCATGACTTCCTACGGCGGCTACGGCGTTGCAATGACGCCCCAGTTCAGCGTGTTCGTTGCATTTCTGATAGAGCGCGGGTGCTTGTTCGCACTTCCCAACATCCGCGGTGGATCGGAATTCGGAGCCGAATGGCATAACGCTGCCAAGCGGCGGAAGCGGCAGGTCGCGTTTGATGACTTTGCTTGTGCGGCGGAGTGGCTGATCGAATCGGGAAAAACCGAACATGACCGGCTCGCTATCTTCGGCGGTTCAAACTCGGGTCTGTTGGTCGGCGCGGCAATGACACAACGGCCCGATTTGTTCCGCGCTGTTCTCTGCATAGTTCCGATGCTGGACATGGTTCGCTATCACCTATTCGACAACGCGCATGTTTGGAAAGAGGAGTTTGGAACCGCGGAAGATCCGGAAGACTTCGCCGCACTGATGAACTACTCGCCGTACCATTGCGTGCGCCATGGCACTGCCTACCCGGCAACGATGTTCGTCTCCGGTGATAGGGACCAGAACTGTAATCCTCTCCACGCCCGCAAGATGACGGCGCGGCTGCAGGCTTCCAATAGTTCTGAATACCCAATCATTCTTGACTACTGCCCATTCCGGGGACACTCCCCGGTGCTTCCACTGAGCGAGCGCGTCGAAGGTCTCACTGACCGAATGGCGTTCCTCTGCGACCAATTGGAGATAGCGATATGA
- a CDS encoding lasso peptide biosynthesis B2 protein, which produces MRFLTLQAYWKLIHFDLYLAQGDFAALYQKVRNHGVARQPAAFDAVEGVCSAIDMACIWYWKEVLCLQRSAATACLLRSHGVSAELVIGAQQMPFRSHAWVELDGCVVNDKPYVRERYAVLDRC; this is translated from the coding sequence ATGCGTTTCCTTACCCTGCAGGCGTACTGGAAGCTCATCCATTTCGATCTTTATCTTGCCCAGGGCGACTTCGCGGCACTCTACCAGAAGGTTCGCAACCACGGCGTTGCGAGACAGCCCGCAGCGTTCGACGCTGTTGAGGGCGTCTGTTCTGCGATCGATATGGCATGCATTTGGTATTGGAAAGAGGTGCTATGCCTGCAACGGTCGGCGGCGACTGCGTGCTTATTGAGGAGTCACGGCGTGTCCGCTGAGTTGGTAATCGGGGCGCAGCAGATGCCATTCCGATCGCATGCTTGGGTGGAGCTCGATGGCTGCGTGGTTAATGACAAGCCCTACGTCCGAGAAAGGTACGCCGTACTCGACAGATGTTAG
- a CDS encoding asparagine synthase-related protein translates to MSVQFGKCSFDGKPADSHEFDRVRPILAPYGPDTEGSLCQNGAAILYRGFHTTKESRDEVQPHITRSGAVITWTGRLDNRNELLDLLGSEARTQRADIDIVAVAYERWGTEAFPKLVGDWALSRWDPKNCSLILAKDSIGTQHLYYSVERDQILWSSILDPLVLVAGHSFELNQEYIAGWLSFFPAVELTPYIGIQSVPPSCFVQLGKQTRRTVRYWDFDPARTIRYRSDGEYEDHFFAVFAQAVRRKLRSNTPVLAELSGGIDSSSIVCMADNLITHGAAETQRLDTVSYYNDSEPDWNERPYFTGLEEKRGRSGCHINVVSQRSFLVEFAPDRFAATPSAGYFPNQAANEFSACLTSNGNRVVLSGIGGDEVTGGVPTPTPELQDLIARMQLQELARQLKLWALTKRKPWVHLLFDAIRGFLPLPLVGVPKDKRPAEWLHTGFVRRNRKSLQGYEHRLKLLGTLPSLQEGVSTLDLLRRQLGCSPLTSMPLYEMRYPYLDRDLLEFLFSVPREQLVRPHQRRSLMRRALASIVPDEILNRRKAFVSRAPLNSISLDWPRVLEMSQRMLLAERGIVEPNRFSRELERARTGAEVATVLLMRAFSVEAWLKHVSGHRILAGSTQQFAGSLKDPQPATISAENK, encoded by the coding sequence ATGAGTGTCCAATTCGGAAAGTGCAGTTTTGATGGGAAGCCGGCGGATTCTCACGAGTTTGATCGGGTCCGACCGATCTTGGCTCCGTACGGCCCGGACACCGAAGGCTCGCTTTGCCAAAACGGTGCCGCAATCCTCTATCGAGGATTCCATACCACCAAGGAATCTCGTGACGAAGTACAACCCCATATCACGCGATCCGGAGCGGTTATTACCTGGACTGGTCGACTCGACAACCGCAATGAACTCCTCGATTTGCTTGGAAGTGAAGCTCGCACACAGAGAGCGGATATCGACATTGTCGCGGTGGCCTACGAGAGATGGGGGACTGAGGCTTTCCCTAAACTGGTCGGTGATTGGGCTCTGTCGAGATGGGACCCGAAAAACTGTTCCCTGATACTGGCTAAGGATTCTATTGGAACTCAGCATCTCTACTATTCGGTCGAGCGAGATCAAATCTTGTGGAGCTCGATACTGGATCCACTGGTTTTGGTTGCAGGTCATTCTTTTGAGCTAAACCAAGAATACATCGCTGGGTGGCTGTCATTCTTTCCTGCGGTTGAACTGACCCCGTATATCGGGATTCAATCGGTTCCTCCATCCTGCTTCGTCCAATTGGGAAAGCAAACACGGAGAACGGTCAGGTACTGGGACTTCGATCCTGCAAGAACGATTCGCTACCGTTCGGATGGGGAATACGAAGACCACTTCTTCGCTGTTTTTGCCCAAGCTGTGCGCCGCAAACTTCGCTCGAACACGCCAGTACTGGCGGAGCTTAGTGGTGGCATCGATTCATCTTCCATCGTATGTATGGCAGACAACCTGATTACGCATGGAGCCGCCGAAACACAGCGCCTCGATACTGTTTCCTATTACAACGATTCCGAACCAGACTGGAATGAGCGCCCCTATTTCACCGGGTTGGAAGAAAAGCGCGGTCGTAGCGGTTGTCACATCAATGTGGTTTCGCAGCGATCTTTCCTCGTGGAATTCGCACCAGATCGCTTTGCGGCGACTCCGAGCGCTGGTTACTTTCCAAACCAAGCCGCAAACGAGTTCAGCGCGTGCCTTACCTCAAACGGAAACAGAGTGGTCCTCTCTGGGATCGGAGGGGACGAAGTCACGGGCGGAGTTCCAACCCCTACACCCGAACTTCAAGATCTCATTGCAAGAATGCAGCTTCAAGAACTCGCTCGTCAATTGAAACTGTGGGCGCTGACAAAGAGAAAACCATGGGTTCATTTACTCTTCGACGCCATTCGGGGATTCCTGCCACTCCCACTCGTCGGTGTACCAAAAGATAAGAGGCCCGCGGAATGGCTGCACACGGGGTTCGTCCGCAGAAATCGAAAGAGTCTGCAGGGTTATGAGCACCGGCTCAAACTGCTCGGCACGTTGCCCAGTTTGCAGGAGGGCGTTAGTACTCTGGATTTGCTGCGACGACAGCTTGGCTGTTCTCCACTGACGTCAATGCCTCTCTACGAGATGCGGTATCCATATCTCGACCGCGACCTGCTGGAGTTCCTTTTTTCGGTCCCGCGAGAGCAACTGGTTCGTCCCCATCAGCGCCGCTCCCTGATGCGACGTGCCCTGGCCAGCATCGTCCCAGATGAAATCCTGAACCGGAGGAAAGCCTTTGTCTCGAGGGCGCCACTGAATTCGATCTCACTCGATTGGCCCAGAGTTCTTGAGATGAGTCAGCGCATGCTCCTCGCCGAACGGGGGATCGTTGAGCCAAATCGGTTTTCGCGAGAATTAGAAAGAGCCCGAACCGGCGCGGAGGTTGCCACGGTTCTCTTAATGCGTGCCTTTAGCGTCGAGGCATGGCTCAAGCATGTGAGCGGACACAGAATTCTTGCCGGTAGCACCCAGCAGTTCGCGGGATCTCTCAAAGATCCCCAGCCGGCCACAATCTCAGCTGAGAACAAATAA
- a CDS encoding prolyl oligopeptidase family serine peptidase, with the protein MVRKYLLLAFISLCVWQGLASAEKRTLTVVDAVSTRRLAGDGLHGEVAISPDGAQIAYILKAPDIRNNTNNYELLIKRLGEDAKAGNGRLLLRADRLAGLQWLDNSRGVLVIETQGRYPAEHDRLILIDTRSREREVIESPTKSIRSFSVDKDATRIVFCAAVGRLSNVAERDIQNRYGFRVIPGQPIQDPALIDNWHPDSFLYLAEKNAGGRRKLTRLRAIAPSGEALERFTGEVTNLALSPNGNFLLFKYTTQTLPTTWQGGFYATQQQSSAFPMPLWGLLNINDRRFELGFDAPAFSYISPVWSSDSKSFALSALPPEGTSLEREDLRDGFSDLKWQWESFLHLFVVDVRTRAVSETLHRFKGRAGSNIGWGRTNNALLVTLETGELIRLERTSVTWIQTRRAELFTDPSVRIQGITRSGRFAIGLREDISMPPNLVVGDLISDRTHVITDWNPEYENFALGEIEKISWVNKYGVKCSGYLIKPVGYTSAKKYPLVVMNRARESFFVSDGSYTTAFPPQVLAGHGFAVLMTEYFFDVKELPQGFPGGLAEAYNWMAMVESGIDTLVSRGIVDRARVGLIGFSRTSWKTDFMLTHSDFQFAAVSSADGGIYNYGSYWFHNHSGVMNDAESVMGGPPYGKTLDNWLKYAPAFNASNVRCPLLMEYTGHGHLPYGPIGAFEFFTALYRQDKPVELYFYPLGDHPLDTPLERVASLQRNVDWFRFWIQSYEGQSPSYDPDQFQRWRELRKTEAAE; encoded by the coding sequence ATGGTGCGCAAGTATCTTTTGCTAGCGTTCATCTCATTGTGTGTGTGGCAAGGTCTTGCCTCGGCGGAGAAGCGGACTCTTACTGTCGTCGATGCGGTCAGCACGCGTCGCCTGGCAGGGGACGGGTTACATGGAGAAGTCGCAATTTCGCCGGATGGAGCCCAAATCGCCTACATCTTGAAGGCGCCGGACATTCGAAACAACACTAATAATTACGAATTGCTAATTAAGCGCCTCGGAGAGGACGCAAAAGCAGGTAATGGTCGCCTGCTACTCCGCGCGGATCGTTTGGCAGGTCTTCAATGGCTCGACAACAGCCGAGGCGTTCTAGTCATTGAAACCCAAGGAAGGTACCCAGCGGAACACGACAGGCTGATCCTGATCGATACGCGGTCGCGAGAACGGGAGGTGATCGAAAGCCCTACCAAGAGTATTCGTTCCTTCAGTGTAGATAAGGACGCCACTCGCATCGTATTTTGCGCGGCAGTGGGGAGGCTGAGCAATGTGGCAGAGCGCGACATTCAGAACCGGTACGGTTTCCGGGTGATTCCAGGCCAACCCATTCAGGACCCCGCACTCATCGACAATTGGCATCCTGATTCGTTCCTCTACTTGGCAGAGAAAAATGCTGGAGGCAGACGAAAACTGACGCGGCTTCGCGCCATTGCACCCTCGGGAGAAGCCCTGGAGCGATTCACGGGAGAAGTCACCAATCTTGCCCTTTCTCCCAATGGCAATTTCCTCCTGTTCAAATACACGACTCAGACATTACCAACTACATGGCAAGGCGGTTTCTATGCCACACAACAACAATCCTCGGCGTTTCCCATGCCTCTCTGGGGTCTACTGAATATCAACGACCGTCGTTTCGAATTGGGATTCGATGCTCCCGCATTTAGCTACATCTCGCCTGTGTGGTCCAGCGATAGCAAGTCTTTCGCGCTCAGCGCCTTGCCTCCCGAAGGTACTTCATTAGAGAGGGAGGACCTTCGAGATGGATTTTCAGATCTCAAGTGGCAATGGGAGTCGTTTCTTCACTTATTCGTGGTGGACGTAAGGACGCGTGCTGTATCGGAGACGCTTCACCGATTCAAAGGCCGCGCAGGCAGCAATATCGGTTGGGGCAGAACAAACAACGCCCTGTTAGTCACACTGGAGACCGGAGAGCTCATTCGTTTGGAGCGAACCTCCGTTACATGGATACAGACGCGCCGTGCGGAATTGTTTACCGACCCGTCCGTGCGCATTCAAGGTATTACAAGGAGCGGAAGATTCGCGATCGGCCTCCGGGAAGATATATCGATGCCGCCGAACCTAGTCGTCGGCGACCTAATTAGCGATCGAACTCATGTCATAACGGACTGGAATCCCGAATATGAAAACTTCGCGCTTGGTGAAATAGAGAAAATCAGTTGGGTCAACAAATATGGAGTCAAGTGCTCGGGATACCTGATCAAGCCTGTGGGATATACGTCGGCGAAGAAATATCCTCTAGTCGTCATGAACCGGGCAAGAGAATCGTTCTTTGTTTCCGATGGGTCCTACACGACAGCCTTCCCACCCCAGGTATTGGCAGGACATGGTTTTGCGGTTCTGATGACTGAGTACTTCTTCGACGTAAAGGAGCTGCCACAAGGCTTCCCTGGCGGATTGGCGGAAGCTTACAACTGGATGGCAATGGTCGAGAGCGGCATCGATACTTTGGTTAGTCGGGGAATCGTCGACAGAGCCAGGGTTGGGCTTATCGGATTCAGCAGGACAAGTTGGAAAACCGATTTCATGCTGACCCATTCGGATTTTCAGTTTGCGGCGGTATCGTCCGCCGACGGTGGTATCTACAATTACGGAAGCTATTGGTTCCACAACCACAGTGGTGTGATGAACGACGCCGAAAGCGTCATGGGGGGCCCGCCTTATGGCAAGACACTGGACAACTGGTTGAAGTATGCCCCTGCCTTCAATGCCTCAAATGTCCGTTGTCCCCTGCTGATGGAGTACACGGGGCACGGCCACCTGCCATACGGTCCGATCGGCGCGTTTGAATTCTTTACGGCCCTCTATCGTCAGGACAAGCCCGTGGAACTGTACTTCTATCCGCTCGGTGACCATCCACTCGACACACCCTTAGAACGCGTTGCATCGTTACAGCGAAACGTGGATTGGTTCCGCTTCTGGATTCAGAGTTACGAGGGACAATCACCGTCGTATGACCCTGATCAATTTCAACGCTGGCGTGAACTACGCAAAACAGAAGCGGCAGAATGA